One region of Clavibacter michiganensis subsp. tessellarius genomic DNA includes:
- the mnhG gene encoding monovalent cation/H(+) antiporter subunit G, which translates to MNDVLASGPLADALDVASLVLLLLGGVLSVAAGVGLLRFPDPLARMHAATKPQILGVILVLLALALQSRSLSTVAMLVPVLLFQMLTAPISAHMVGRAGYRLRHFLRDDLLVDELEEAIDRAHEELRDADEVDASTLPVGSAENIAAEEAGHVPGGAGPRDEAATVASSADPGDGARADEPDDGRLPPGIG; encoded by the coding sequence GTGAACGACGTGCTCGCCTCCGGCCCCCTCGCCGACGCCCTCGACGTCGCGAGCCTCGTGCTCCTGCTCCTCGGCGGCGTGCTGTCGGTCGCCGCGGGCGTGGGCCTCCTGCGCTTCCCGGACCCGCTGGCGCGCATGCACGCGGCGACCAAGCCGCAGATCCTCGGCGTGATCCTCGTGCTCCTCGCGCTCGCCCTCCAGTCGAGGAGCCTCAGCACGGTCGCGATGCTCGTGCCCGTCCTCCTCTTCCAGATGCTCACCGCGCCCATCTCGGCCCACATGGTCGGCCGCGCCGGCTACCGCCTCCGCCACTTCCTGCGCGACGACCTGCTCGTCGACGAACTGGAGGAGGCCATCGACCGGGCCCACGAGGAGCTGCGCGACGCGGACGAGGTCGACGCCTCGACGCTCCCCGTGGGGTCCGCCGAGAACATCGCCGCCGAGGAGGCGGGCCACGTCCCCGGCGGCGCCGGTCCCCGCGACGAGGCGGCCACCGTGGCCTCGTCCGCTGACCCCGGGGACGGCGCCCGCGCGGACGAGCCGGACGACGGGCGCCTGCCCCCGGGCATCGGCTGA
- the ilvD gene encoding dihydroxy-acid dehydratase, translated as MPEIDMKPRSRDVTDGIEATSSRGMLRAVGMGDEDWEKPQIGVASSWNEVTPCNLSLDRLAQGAKEGVHAGGGYPLQFGTISVSDGIAMGHEGMHFSLVSREVIADSVETVMMAERLDGSVLLAGCDKSLPGMLMAAARLDLSSVFLYAGSIAPGWVKLSDGTEKEVTIIDAFEAVGACKAGTMSQEDLTRIEKAICPGEGACGGMYTANTMASVAEALGMSLPGSAAPPSADRRRDYFAHRSGEAVVNLIAKGITARDIMTKEAFENAISVVMAFGGSTNAVLHLLAIAREAEVDLQLSDFNRIADRVPHLGDLKPFGRFVMNDVDRVGGVPVVMKALLDAGLLHGDVMTVTGRTMRENLESMDLADLDGTVLRKMDDPIHATGGISVLHGSLAPEGAVVKTAGFDLDVFEGPARVFERERAAMDALTEGRISKGDVIVIRYEGPKGGPGMREMLAITGAIKGAGLGKDVLLLTDGRFSGGTTGLCIGHMAPEAVDAGPVAFVRDGDRIRVDIAARTLDLLVDDAELAARREGWAPLPPRYTRGVLAKYAKLVHSAAEGAITG; from the coding sequence ATGCCTGAGATCGACATGAAGCCCCGGAGCCGTGACGTCACCGACGGGATCGAGGCCACGTCCTCGCGCGGCATGCTCCGCGCCGTCGGCATGGGCGACGAGGACTGGGAGAAGCCCCAGATCGGCGTCGCCAGCTCGTGGAACGAGGTCACGCCCTGCAACCTCAGCCTCGACCGCCTCGCGCAGGGCGCCAAGGAGGGCGTGCACGCGGGCGGCGGCTACCCGCTCCAGTTCGGCACCATCTCCGTCAGCGACGGCATCGCGATGGGCCACGAGGGCATGCACTTCTCGCTCGTCTCGCGCGAGGTCATCGCCGACAGCGTCGAGACCGTCATGATGGCCGAGCGCCTCGACGGATCCGTCCTCCTCGCGGGCTGCGACAAGTCCCTCCCCGGCATGCTCATGGCCGCCGCGCGCCTCGACCTCTCCTCGGTGTTCCTCTACGCCGGATCCATCGCCCCCGGCTGGGTGAAGCTCTCCGACGGCACGGAGAAGGAGGTCACGATCATCGACGCCTTCGAGGCCGTCGGCGCGTGCAAGGCCGGGACGATGAGCCAGGAGGACCTGACCCGCATCGAGAAGGCCATCTGCCCGGGTGAGGGCGCCTGCGGCGGCATGTACACCGCCAACACCATGGCGAGCGTGGCCGAGGCCCTCGGCATGAGCCTCCCCGGATCCGCCGCGCCGCCGAGCGCCGACCGCCGCCGCGACTACTTCGCGCACCGCTCCGGCGAGGCCGTCGTCAACCTCATCGCGAAGGGCATCACCGCGCGCGACATCATGACGAAGGAGGCGTTCGAGAACGCCATCTCCGTCGTCATGGCGTTCGGCGGGTCCACCAACGCGGTCCTCCACCTCCTCGCCATCGCGCGCGAGGCCGAGGTCGACCTCCAGCTCTCCGACTTCAACCGCATCGCCGACCGCGTGCCGCACCTCGGCGACCTCAAGCCCTTCGGCCGCTTCGTCATGAACGACGTCGACCGCGTCGGCGGCGTCCCCGTCGTGATGAAGGCGCTGCTCGACGCGGGCCTGCTGCACGGCGACGTCATGACGGTCACCGGCCGCACCATGCGCGAGAACCTCGAGTCGATGGACCTCGCGGACCTCGACGGCACGGTCCTCCGCAAGATGGACGACCCCATCCACGCCACGGGCGGCATCAGCGTGCTGCACGGCTCCCTCGCCCCCGAGGGCGCCGTCGTCAAGACCGCCGGCTTCGACCTCGACGTGTTCGAGGGACCGGCCCGCGTCTTCGAGCGCGAGCGCGCCGCCATGGACGCCCTCACGGAGGGCCGCATCTCGAAGGGCGACGTCATCGTCATCCGCTACGAGGGCCCGAAGGGCGGCCCCGGCATGCGCGAGATGCTCGCCATCACGGGCGCCATCAAGGGCGCCGGCCTCGGCAAGGATGTACTACTCTTGACGGACGGTCGATTCTCAGGCGGCACAACCGGACTGTGCATCGGCCACATGGCTCCCGAGGCGGTGGACGCAGGTCCCGTCGCCTTCGTGCGCGATGGAGACCGGATCCGCGTCGACATCGCCGCTCGCACGCTCGACCTACTGGTCGACGACGCCGAGCTCGCCGCCCGCCGTGAGGGGTGGGCCCCTCTCCCGCCGCGCTACACGCGCGGAGTCCTCGCCAAGTACGCCAAGCTCGTGCACTCGGCCGCCGAGGGCGCCATCACGGGATGA
- a CDS encoding acetolactate synthase large subunit produces the protein MPALPTPPPTPQAPTAHQGDEILTGAEAVVRTLELLGVDDIFGLPGGAILPTYDPLMDSTKLRHILVRHEQGAGHAAEGYASSSGRTGVCIATSGPGATNLVTAIADAYMDSVPLLAITGQVFSTLMGTDAFQEADIVGITMPITKHSFLVTKPEDIPATIASAYHIASTGRPGPVLVDITKDAQQLEAPFHWPPKIDLPGYRPVVKAHGKQIQAAAQLLVEAKKPVLYVGGGVIRAKAHEELLALAEAVGAPVVTTLMARGAFPDSHPQQLGMPGMHGTVPAVLALQESDLLVSLGARFDDRVTGKASLFAPDAKVVHVDVDPAEISKIRIADVPIVGDAKDVIADLAVAFREAKAASAVEQDISEWWTYLDGLREEFPLGYTPPADGQLAPQYVIQRIGEITGPEGVFASGVGQHQMWAAQFIKYERPNSWLNSGGAGTMGYSVPAAMGAKVAQPDRDVWAIDGDGCFQMTNQELATCTINDIPIKVAIINNSSLGMVRQWQTLFYEGRYSNTDLNTGGGTRMVPDFVKMADAYGALGIRVTKPEEVDDAIRLALATNDRPVVIDFVVSRDAMVWPMVPQGLSNSAIQYARDHAPSWDDDLAETGRTEK, from the coding sequence ATGCCAGCTCTGCCCACCCCGCCCCCCACGCCGCAGGCGCCGACCGCCCACCAGGGCGACGAGATCCTCACGGGCGCCGAGGCGGTCGTCCGCACCCTCGAGCTCCTCGGGGTCGACGACATCTTCGGCCTCCCCGGCGGCGCGATCCTCCCCACCTACGACCCGCTCATGGACTCGACGAAGCTGCGCCACATCCTCGTCCGCCACGAGCAGGGCGCCGGCCACGCGGCCGAGGGCTACGCGTCCTCGAGCGGCCGCACCGGCGTCTGCATCGCCACCTCCGGCCCCGGCGCCACGAACCTCGTGACCGCCATCGCCGACGCCTACATGGACTCGGTGCCTCTGCTCGCGATCACCGGCCAGGTCTTCTCCACCCTCATGGGCACCGACGCCTTCCAGGAGGCCGACATCGTGGGCATCACGATGCCCATCACGAAGCACAGCTTCCTCGTCACCAAGCCCGAGGACATCCCGGCCACCATCGCGTCGGCGTACCACATCGCGTCCACGGGCCGTCCGGGCCCCGTCCTCGTCGACATCACGAAGGACGCGCAGCAGCTCGAGGCGCCGTTCCACTGGCCGCCGAAGATCGACCTGCCCGGCTACCGTCCCGTCGTCAAGGCGCACGGCAAGCAGATCCAGGCCGCGGCGCAGCTGCTGGTCGAGGCGAAGAAGCCCGTGCTCTACGTGGGCGGCGGCGTGATCCGCGCCAAGGCCCACGAGGAGCTCCTCGCGCTGGCCGAGGCGGTCGGCGCCCCCGTCGTCACCACGCTCATGGCGCGCGGCGCGTTCCCGGACTCGCACCCGCAGCAGCTCGGCATGCCGGGCATGCACGGCACGGTGCCGGCGGTGCTCGCGCTCCAGGAGTCCGACCTGCTCGTCTCGCTCGGCGCGCGCTTCGACGACCGCGTCACCGGCAAGGCGTCGCTGTTCGCCCCGGACGCGAAGGTCGTCCACGTCGACGTCGACCCGGCGGAGATCTCCAAGATCCGCATCGCCGACGTCCCCATCGTGGGCGACGCGAAGGACGTCATCGCCGACCTCGCCGTCGCGTTCCGCGAGGCGAAGGCCGCGTCCGCCGTGGAGCAGGACATCTCCGAGTGGTGGACGTACCTCGACGGGCTCCGCGAGGAGTTCCCGCTCGGGTACACGCCGCCCGCGGACGGCCAGCTGGCGCCGCAGTACGTCATCCAGCGCATCGGCGAGATCACGGGACCCGAGGGCGTCTTCGCCTCGGGCGTCGGCCAGCACCAGATGTGGGCCGCGCAGTTCATCAAGTACGAGCGCCCCAACTCGTGGCTCAACTCCGGCGGCGCCGGCACCATGGGCTACTCGGTGCCCGCGGCGATGGGCGCCAAGGTCGCCCAGCCCGACCGCGACGTGTGGGCGATCGACGGCGACGGCTGCTTCCAGATGACCAACCAGGAGCTCGCCACCTGCACGATCAACGACATCCCCATCAAGGTCGCGATCATCAACAACTCCTCGCTCGGCATGGTGCGGCAGTGGCAGACCCTCTTCTACGAGGGCCGCTACTCCAACACCGACCTGAACACGGGCGGGGGCACGCGCATGGTCCCCGACTTCGTGAAGATGGCCGACGCGTACGGCGCCCTCGGCATCCGCGTGACGAAGCCGGAGGAGGTGGACGACGCGATCCGCCTGGCGCTCGCGACGAACGACCGCCCCGTCGTCATCGACTTCGTGGTCAGCCGCGACGCCATGGTGTGGCCGATGGTGCCGCAGGGCCTCAGCAACAGCGCCATCCAGTACGCCCGCGACCACGCGCCCAGCTGGGACGACGACCTCGCCGAGACCGGGAGGACCGAGAAGTGA
- the ilvN gene encoding acetolactate synthase small subunit, translated as MSHILSLLVEDKPGLLTRVAGLFARRGFNIESLAVGASEIEGLSRITVVVDVEALPLEQVTKQLNKLVNVIKIVELDPGQAVEREHLLVKVRVDNSTRSQVLEAVNLFRARVVDVATDALIIEVTGDSGKVQALLRVLEPFGIKELAQSGLLAMGRGSKSITDRVFRTS; from the coding sequence GTGAGCCACATCCTGAGCCTCCTGGTGGAGGACAAGCCGGGCCTCCTCACCCGCGTCGCCGGGCTCTTCGCCCGCCGCGGCTTCAACATCGAGTCGCTCGCGGTCGGCGCGAGCGAGATCGAGGGGCTGTCGCGCATCACCGTCGTCGTCGACGTGGAGGCGCTGCCGCTCGAGCAGGTGACCAAGCAGCTCAACAAGCTCGTCAACGTCATCAAGATCGTCGAGCTCGACCCGGGCCAGGCGGTGGAGCGGGAGCACCTGCTCGTGAAGGTGCGCGTGGACAACTCGACCCGCTCCCAGGTGCTCGAGGCCGTGAACCTCTTCCGCGCCCGCGTGGTCGACGTGGCCACCGACGCGCTGATCATCGAGGTCACGGGCGACTCGGGCAAGGTGCAGGCGCTCCTGCGCGTGCTCGAGCCCTTCGGCATCAAGGAGCTCGCGCAGTCGGGCCTCCTGGCCATGGGGCGCGGCTCGAAGTCGATCACCGACCGCGTCTTCCGCACCTCCTAG
- the ilvC gene encoding ketol-acid reductoisomerase — translation MTDIVYDKDADLSLIQGRKVAVIGYGSQGHAHALNLRDSGVEVVIGLKEGSTSRAKAEEQGFTVKTPADASAWADVIVILAPDQHQRGLYADSVRDNLTEGKTLVFAHGFNIRFGYIEAPEGVDVILVAPKGPGHTVRREFEAGRGVPVIVAVEVDASGKAWDLAWSYAKGIGGLRAGAIRTTFTEETETDLFGEQAVLCGGTSQLVQYGFETLIEAGYQPQIAYFEVLHELKLIVDLMWEGGIAKQRWSISDTAEYGDYVSGPRVITPDVKENMKAVLADIQSGAFAKRFIDDQDAGAPEFLELRKKGEEHPIESTGRELRKLFAWNKADDDYTDGSVAR, via the coding sequence GTGACTGACATCGTCTACGACAAGGACGCCGACCTCTCGCTCATCCAGGGTCGCAAGGTCGCCGTCATCGGCTACGGCTCGCAGGGCCACGCGCACGCGCTCAACCTGCGCGACTCCGGCGTCGAGGTCGTCATCGGCCTCAAGGAGGGCTCGACGAGCCGCGCCAAGGCCGAGGAGCAGGGCTTCACGGTCAAGACGCCCGCCGACGCGTCCGCCTGGGCCGACGTCATCGTGATCCTCGCGCCGGACCAGCACCAGCGCGGCCTCTACGCCGACAGCGTCCGCGACAACCTCACCGAGGGCAAGACGCTCGTCTTCGCGCACGGCTTCAACATCCGCTTCGGCTACATCGAGGCGCCCGAGGGCGTCGACGTCATCCTCGTCGCCCCCAAGGGCCCGGGCCACACCGTGCGCCGCGAGTTCGAGGCCGGCCGCGGCGTCCCCGTCATCGTCGCCGTCGAGGTCGACGCGTCGGGCAAGGCGTGGGACCTCGCCTGGTCGTACGCCAAGGGCATCGGCGGCCTGCGCGCCGGCGCCATCCGCACCACCTTCACCGAGGAGACCGAGACCGACCTGTTCGGCGAGCAGGCCGTGCTCTGCGGCGGCACCTCGCAGCTGGTCCAGTACGGCTTCGAGACGCTGATCGAGGCGGGCTACCAGCCGCAGATCGCGTACTTCGAGGTGCTGCACGAGCTCAAGCTCATCGTCGACCTCATGTGGGAGGGCGGCATCGCCAAGCAGCGCTGGAGCATCTCCGACACGGCCGAGTACGGCGACTACGTCTCCGGCCCGCGCGTCATCACGCCCGACGTCAAGGAGAACATGAAGGCCGTCCTCGCGGACATCCAGTCGGGTGCCTTCGCGAAGCGCTTCATCGACGACCAGGACGCCGGCGCGCCCGAGTTCCTCGAGCTGCGCAAGAAGGGCGAGGAGCACCCCATCGAGTCGACCGGTCGCGAGCTGCGCAAGCTCTTCGCGTGGAACAAGGCCGACGACGACTACACGGACGGCTCGGTCGCCCGCTAG
- a CDS encoding DoxX family membrane protein, with protein MSDETWAAIQLAVRILLALVFVGMGVNHFAPKAARVMAEIIPPSFRRPGVPSPLALVWFTGVCEIAGGVGLLVEPVRLAAGIALAVFLVAVFPANAFAARHPERFGRIAIPLVPRLVAQVVLIALVLFAGWPL; from the coding sequence ATGAGCGATGAGACGTGGGCTGCGATCCAGCTCGCCGTGCGGATCCTGCTGGCCCTCGTGTTCGTCGGGATGGGGGTGAACCACTTCGCACCCAAGGCCGCCCGGGTCATGGCGGAGATCATCCCGCCGTCCTTCCGGCGGCCCGGCGTGCCCTCTCCCCTGGCGCTCGTGTGGTTCACCGGCGTCTGCGAGATCGCCGGCGGCGTGGGCCTCCTCGTCGAGCCCGTCCGCCTCGCGGCGGGCATCGCGCTGGCGGTGTTCCTCGTCGCCGTCTTCCCCGCGAACGCCTTCGCGGCGCGCCATCCGGAGCGCTTCGGGCGCATCGCGATCCCGCTGGTGCCGCGGCTCGTGGCGCAGGTCGTGCTGATCGCGCTGGTGCTGTTCGCGGGCTGGCCGCTGTAG
- the serA gene encoding phosphoglycerate dehydrogenase yields MTKPVVLIAEELSPATVDALGPDFDVRSVDGTDRPALLAALAEADAVLVRSATKIDAEAIAAAPRLQVVARAGVGLDNVDIKAATTAGVMVVNAPTSNVISAAELAIGHILSLARFIPDASASLKQGLWKRSSFTGVELYEKTIGIVGLGRIGTLVAQRLAGFGATLVAYDPYVTPARAQQLGVRLLPLDELMAASDFITIHIPKTPDTTGLISTEQFALAKPSLRIVNASRGGIIDEDALYTALKSKRIAGAGLDVFVSEPPTGSPLLELDNIIVTPHLGASTDEAQEKAGVSVAKSVRLALGGELVPDAVNVAGGVIDPYVRPGIPLMEKLGQVFSGLAHEALTSIDVVVRGELAGYDVSVLKLAALKGVFTNVVSENVSYVNAPLLAEQRGLEVRLITDAVSEEYRNVLSIRGALSDGTQVSVSGTLTGTKQIEKLVEIDGYDVEVPFSRHLIVMKYEDRPGIVAVYGKEFGDAEVNIAGMQIARQEAGGRALSVLSVDSPVPDGVLENVRKAIQATSLREIDIAD; encoded by the coding sequence TTGACCAAGCCCGTGGTGCTCATCGCCGAAGAACTCTCGCCCGCCACCGTCGACGCCCTGGGGCCCGACTTCGACGTCCGATCCGTCGACGGCACCGACCGCCCGGCGCTGCTCGCGGCCCTCGCCGAGGCGGACGCGGTGCTCGTGCGCTCCGCCACCAAGATCGACGCGGAGGCCATCGCCGCGGCGCCGCGCCTCCAGGTCGTCGCCCGCGCGGGCGTGGGCCTCGACAACGTCGACATCAAGGCCGCGACCACCGCGGGCGTCATGGTCGTGAACGCGCCGACCTCGAACGTCATCTCGGCCGCCGAGCTCGCCATCGGCCACATCCTCTCGCTCGCGCGCTTCATCCCGGACGCGAGCGCGTCGCTCAAGCAGGGCCTCTGGAAGCGCTCCTCGTTCACGGGCGTCGAGCTCTACGAGAAGACCATCGGCATCGTCGGCCTCGGCCGCATCGGCACGCTCGTGGCCCAGCGCCTCGCGGGCTTCGGCGCCACGCTCGTCGCGTACGACCCCTACGTCACGCCGGCCCGCGCGCAGCAGCTGGGCGTGCGCCTCCTCCCGCTCGACGAGCTGATGGCCGCGTCCGACTTCATCACCATCCACATCCCCAAGACGCCCGACACCACGGGCCTCATCTCGACGGAGCAGTTCGCGCTCGCGAAGCCGTCGCTGCGCATCGTCAACGCGAGCCGCGGCGGCATCATCGACGAGGACGCGCTCTACACGGCGCTCAAGTCGAAGCGCATCGCGGGCGCCGGGCTCGACGTGTTCGTGAGCGAGCCGCCCACGGGGTCGCCGCTGCTCGAGCTCGACAACATCATCGTCACGCCGCACCTCGGCGCCTCCACCGACGAGGCGCAGGAGAAGGCCGGCGTGTCGGTCGCGAAGAGCGTGCGCCTGGCGCTCGGCGGCGAGCTCGTCCCGGACGCGGTCAACGTCGCCGGCGGCGTCATCGACCCGTACGTGCGCCCCGGCATCCCGCTGATGGAGAAGCTCGGCCAGGTGTTCTCCGGCCTCGCGCACGAGGCGCTCACGAGCATCGACGTCGTCGTCCGCGGCGAGCTCGCCGGCTACGACGTGAGCGTGCTCAAGCTCGCGGCGCTCAAGGGCGTGTTCACGAACGTCGTCAGCGAGAACGTCTCGTACGTCAACGCGCCGCTCCTCGCGGAGCAGCGCGGGCTCGAGGTGCGCCTCATCACGGACGCGGTCTCGGAGGAGTACCGCAACGTGCTCAGCATCCGCGGCGCGCTGTCCGACGGCACGCAGGTGTCGGTCTCGGGCACGCTCACCGGCACGAAGCAGATCGAGAAGCTCGTCGAGATCGACGGCTACGACGTCGAGGTGCCGTTCAGCCGCCACCTCATCGTCATGAAGTACGAGGACCGCCCGGGCATCGTCGCGGTGTACGGCAAGGAGTTCGGCGACGCGGAGGTCAACATCGCGGGCATGCAGATCGCCCGCCAGGAGGCCGGCGGCCGCGCGCTCAGCGTGCTGAGCGTCGACTCGCCCGTGCCCGACGGCGTGCTGGAGAACGTGCGGAAGGCCATCCAGGCCACGTCGCTGCGCGAGATCGACATCGCCGACTGA
- a CDS encoding TetR/AcrR family transcriptional regulator yields MPDAPSDPPAPDPDPVAASSAAPPTGGTAGDSPATGSTASARDRILDAFEELLVQQGERGTTLESVAAAAGVSKGGLLYHFGGKEALVEGLLARMSALAREDVERLRQAERGPVDRWIRGSLSTATPFDRAYVATSRLAQGNHPRARDTLTHLQEEWAAVILEAVGDPAVARAVLLIGDGLYYNSALQPWLGGSAPADSALDELIRVVDDLVRLRSTRG; encoded by the coding sequence ATGCCCGACGCACCGTCCGACCCGCCCGCTCCCGACCCCGATCCCGTCGCCGCCTCCTCCGCCGCCCCGCCGACCGGCGGCACCGCGGGCGACTCCCCCGCGACCGGGTCCACCGCGTCGGCGCGCGACCGCATCCTCGACGCGTTCGAGGAGCTGCTCGTGCAGCAGGGCGAGCGCGGCACGACGCTCGAGTCGGTCGCCGCCGCGGCCGGCGTCTCCAAGGGCGGTCTGCTCTACCACTTCGGCGGCAAGGAGGCGCTCGTCGAGGGACTCCTCGCCCGCATGTCGGCGCTCGCCCGCGAGGACGTGGAGCGGCTGCGGCAGGCGGAGCGCGGCCCGGTCGACCGCTGGATCCGCGGGTCGCTCTCGACCGCCACGCCCTTCGACCGCGCCTACGTCGCGACGTCCCGCCTCGCGCAGGGCAACCACCCGCGCGCGCGCGACACGCTCACGCACCTGCAGGAGGAGTGGGCGGCGGTGATCCTCGAGGCCGTCGGCGACCCCGCCGTGGCCCGTGCCGTGCTGCTCATCGGCGACGGGCTCTACTACAACTCCGCGCTGCAGCCGTGGCTGGGCGGATCCGCGCCCGCCGACTCCGCGCTCGACGAGCTCATCCGCGTCGTCGACGACCTGGTGCGGCTCCGCTCGACGCGCGGCTGA
- a CDS encoding MFS transporter, translated as MSTPRTASDPVTAPARAGTRQWAALVVLMLPVLLVSIDNTVLSFAMPSIARDLEPSGAAQLWIIDAYPLVLAGLLVAMGNMGDRYGRRRLLMIGAAGFGVVSALAAFATDASQLIAARAALGFFGAMLMPSTLSLLRSIFTDRKQRRLAIAIWASGFSGGSALGPLVGGVLLEHFWWGSVFLVAVPVMLPLLILTPVLVPESKDPAPGPIDVVAIVLSLATVAPIVYAIKTFATEGVTPLAIAAPVVGVVAGILFVRRMARARNPMLDVGLFREPVFTGAVLVNLLSVVSLVGFLFFVTQHLQLVAGLDPLAAGFALIPGSVVVIVSGLVIVPIVARARPSRVVAIALAFSAVAYVILAATGKGASVGLLVFAFCLLGAGIGASQTISNDLIIAAVPPAKAGAASAVSETAYEVGAVLGTALLGSILTASYRTGLVLPAGLSEGDAVAARETLGGAVSVAERVPSDVGAALLESAHTAFDGGVVTTSIIGAVLMVGAIVLSLTSLRRASSHD; from the coding sequence ATGTCCACGCCCCGCACCGCATCCGACCCCGTGACCGCTCCGGCCCGCGCCGGAACACGACAGTGGGCCGCCCTCGTGGTGCTCATGCTGCCGGTGCTGCTCGTCTCCATCGACAACACGGTGCTGAGCTTCGCGATGCCGTCCATCGCCCGCGACCTCGAGCCGTCCGGCGCCGCCCAGCTCTGGATCATCGACGCGTACCCGCTCGTGCTCGCCGGGCTGCTCGTGGCGATGGGCAACATGGGCGACCGCTACGGCCGTCGCCGCCTGCTCATGATCGGCGCCGCGGGCTTCGGCGTCGTCTCGGCGCTGGCCGCCTTCGCGACCGACGCGTCGCAGCTCATCGCCGCCCGCGCGGCGCTCGGCTTCTTCGGCGCGATGCTCATGCCCTCCACGCTGTCGCTCCTCCGCTCGATCTTCACCGACCGCAAGCAGCGCCGCCTCGCCATCGCGATCTGGGCGTCGGGCTTCTCCGGCGGATCCGCGCTCGGCCCGCTCGTGGGCGGCGTGCTGCTCGAGCACTTCTGGTGGGGATCCGTGTTCCTCGTGGCCGTGCCGGTGATGCTGCCGCTGCTGATCCTCACGCCCGTGCTCGTGCCGGAGTCGAAGGACCCGGCGCCGGGGCCGATCGACGTGGTCGCGATCGTGCTGTCGCTCGCGACCGTCGCGCCCATCGTCTACGCGATCAAGACCTTCGCGACGGAGGGCGTCACGCCGCTCGCGATCGCGGCGCCCGTGGTGGGCGTGGTCGCGGGCATCCTCTTCGTGCGGCGCATGGCGCGCGCCCGGAACCCCATGCTCGACGTGGGGCTCTTCCGCGAGCCCGTCTTCACGGGCGCGGTGCTCGTCAACCTGCTGAGCGTCGTCTCGCTCGTCGGATTCCTGTTCTTCGTCACGCAGCACCTGCAGCTCGTCGCGGGGCTGGATCCGCTGGCCGCCGGGTTCGCGCTCATCCCGGGATCCGTCGTGGTGATCGTGTCGGGCCTCGTGATCGTGCCGATCGTGGCGCGCGCCCGCCCCTCGCGGGTGGTCGCGATCGCGCTCGCCTTCTCGGCGGTCGCCTACGTGATCCTCGCGGCCACGGGCAAAGGCGCGTCGGTGGGGCTCCTCGTGTTCGCCTTCTGCCTGCTCGGCGCGGGCATCGGCGCATCGCAGACCATCTCGAACGACCTGATCATCGCCGCCGTGCCCCCCGCCAAGGCCGGTGCCGCGTCGGCGGTGTCGGAGACGGCGTACGAGGTCGGCGCGGTGCTCGGCACGGCCTTGCTCGGCAGCATCCTCACCGCGAGCTACCGGACGGGCCTCGTGCTGCCGGCCGGCCTGTCCGAGGGCGACGCCGTCGCGGCGCGCGAGACGCTCGGCGGCGCGGTGTCGGTCGCGGAGCGGGTGCCGTCCGACGTGGGCGCCGCGCTGCTGGAGTCGGCGCACACGGCGTTCGACGGCGGCGTGGTGACGACCTCGATCATCGGCGCCGTGCTGATGGTGGGCGCGATCGTCCTCTCGCTCACGAGCCTCCGTCGCGCGAGCTCGCACGACTGA
- a CDS encoding DUF6458 family protein, which translates to MSIGLGIFLVIVGAILAFAVDITVPGVDLRLVGYILIGGGALVIIIGVALLARRRTAVSETRTRIDPATGQRITRSERSDDNVV; encoded by the coding sequence ATGAGCATCGGCCTCGGCATCTTCCTCGTCATCGTCGGCGCGATCCTCGCGTTCGCCGTCGACATCACCGTCCCCGGCGTCGACCTCCGGCTGGTGGGGTACATCCTCATCGGCGGCGGCGCGCTCGTCATCATCATCGGCGTCGCGCTCCTCGCCCGTCGCCGCACGGCCGTCAGCGAGACGCGCACGCGCATCGACCCGGCCACCGGGCAGCGCATCACGCGCAGCGAGCGCTCGGACGACAACGTCGTCTGA